TGtctcctggcactcgatctggagaccaggctggcctcgaactcacagagatccacctgcttctgcctcccgagtgctgggatttaaggcgtgcgccaccaacgcctggcatgacATCCATCTTATAGATAAGGCTACAACAGTTTTTCAGACAGCTTAGTATGACTATGTGCTGTAGACTGCCTTATCAGAACTGATTGAGTGTCCTCCGTCCCAGTATGACACATCATGATGCCaatacaggtttctctgtatagccctggcctCTTAACCAATAGGTATACTGAGCTACACTCACACAAAACACCTGGGATAGAAGATACCCTGAAGCATTTCTCCCTAGAAGATATAGGATCCTAGAAGAGCAAGTCATCTCAGTGCAAGCTGCAGGCAACAGGAGGCACTGCTCCAAGAATTAAGATCATGGTGACTGTCAGTGTGAAGAATGAACAAACAATGCCACATGGGACATTCTGTGAATAAATTGTAAACACTGAACTTAGAAAACAGGGTCAAAGGTCAGTTTACGTCTTATTAGTTATctgtaaagccaggcatggtaggagacacctttaatctcagcatgttTGAGGCGTGGCAGGCAGATAGTTCTGAGTTCCAGGCAGAACTATATAAGGAGATTGTGACCAGTCTACAACATCCTCTCATATCTATCTACTCAGGGTTACTTATAACTACTCACCCATCCTACCATCCTACCCTGTGAGAGGTGGAGTCAGTTTGGTAcattcagttccagggaataagATGAGCAAAGAATCCACTTTGTTTATAAGGCAGGAAAACCCACCCCTTCGTTTTTTCATTGGAATCTAAACTACgataaaagagacagaaagacatcaGTAAGTTCGCAGTGAAATGTTGACTTTTATATTAAATAAGCACTGAACAGAATGGATTCTAGTCAAGAAGTCTTTACCAAAACATAGTCACAAGCTCCCCTGGGGAAGTTCAGGCAGCCTGCTGTAGTGGTCCTGGAGAGGAAGACCACAGGCAAATCCCCACTCACTGCTCCCACATACATCACTAGAGAGTCAGGAGCTGATCACGCTCCCTTCTGTAAGTGTCTAGTTTCGTCACCACTGAAATAAATATAACCCTGGCAATGTTTGTACATCTCAGCACAGACAGGTCTCGGCTTTAGCAAGGGGTTTTGGAAACACAAGTATAAGTGGTTAGGtggaaaatataaacagaaatttgggactttttttttttttttttttttttaaacaatgataGTTACAATTCTTATGGGTAGGGCATGAGCTACTCAAAACTTACTTTTCTGGGTGAAGAATTTTGACAGAAGAATCAGGATTAGATAAAGGTCCTCAACAGCCCTACCAGACCTGACAGTTGCCAGAGCACTGTCAAGGTAATCTACAATACCAATGGGCAGTCAAGTCACTTGCAACAGATCATCCTTTGGCAGGCTATCTCCAACCTGCCACATTAGAGCCATGACTCCTAACACCTGGAAGGTAGAAGTAGAAGGactgagttcaagggcatccaTAGCTACATGGTAAGTTAAAAGCCAGGCTGTActatattgagaccctgtctgaaagggaagaaagaaaaatgttgggAAAGGAACAGAACAAGCCAGGGATGGAGGAgtaggcctgtaattccagtgctggggaagacAGGAGCAGCCAGGCTACTAGACTCTGCCTAAGaaaaccaccaccccaactaccaaaaaaggaacaaagcatTATCTGTGCTAGTTGCCTGGCCCCTTAATCACAACGACAAACTAGGGCATTTCATGTGGACACTGGTTTTAGTTCACATCTTAAAGATCACAAAGACTAACTGGTTCTGTCACTGAAGCAATCTGAGATGTCAACCAAAGAAAAACCGGTAAACACTTTTCCCCTCTAAAACAGCACAAATAAACCTGGCAAGAAATGACAGTGGACTCAGTATCTGCATGTTAGCAATAGGGCAGAGTTTTATTTAAAAGGCTAATGGTTCAAATACTATTGCTTGAATAGCTCTGGTAGATATAAAATGTAGTAACATCTGAAGTTTATACACATATGCAGGAGCTGAAGGCCAGCTCATAGGACTAGTTCATCCTTGGTCAAGAGAAGCTGTAAGCGCATGCTGCAGGAGTGACCTAATGGATTCATTTGGACCATACTCCCACTCTCCTCCGAGGAACACAGAAACACCTGGATAGGAAATGTTCTTTTCACAAACAAAATTCTGGCTTAATTAGATCTCCTTCCTAAAATTATACCTCAGTTCAGAAAACAACATCTTGAAAAACTCAAGAACTTGggttactaaaaaaaaaaaaaaaaaaaaaaaaagggggggggaatttGAATGTAGTAAACAATTTTAGTAAACAACATGTGTATTTCCCTGTTGCTAATGAAGACATGATACATTCACAAGACTATGCATTAAAATAAATTCCTACAAAGAGActcaccaggaaaaaaaaacgCCATCCCAACTTCTATCCTTCTCAGTCAAGTGCAGGTCTCAGCACAAACCAGTAACTCCTCTAACAGTACTGATAGCTGCTTTGAAAGCAGAGCATAAAGCCTAGGTCACTGCTCCTGAATGTAACCATTAAGCACATTTAATGGGTTACTTCAACCCCCAACCTGATCCAGTTTAAAATGTTTGTAGATCCAGTTTGTACAGAGTCCATAGGCATATTGGACAACCAACAATCTACTGTTCTCTCAAATAAGTGGCAGTTTGTGTAGCTCAAGAGCAAACCATTGTGACTGTAAACAGCTCTCTTGAAATCTCGATGAACACACATTGTATAAGGAACCTTAAAAGTTAAGTGAGCCACCTGCattgtggtgtatgcctttaatctcagttctcaggaggcaggggcaggcagatctctgtgagttcaaggtcagtccagtcaacatagcaagttccaggctacccaGAACTacagtctcaaaaactaaaaaaacaaaactagttcATCTTTACTAAAATGGTGGAATAAAGCCAGCACATCCAAAgtggggtatggtggcacatgtgcctttgatcctagcatggggtgtgggggtggggtggggggcagaggcaggctaatctctgagtttgaggccagcctggtaaacagggttccaggaagccaggactatacagagaaaaacaaccttcaaccccccccaaaagacaGCACATCTATTTTGAGAGCAGCTTCACTGTTTCTCATGGAAAAagccaaatattttttttactgaTAGAATTTAAgaattaaaccaattaaaaaacaaacaaacaaacaaacaaacaaagattagGGATTacttcagtggcagagcacttgcttagtatgtgctaggccctgggtttgattccagtactgtaaaatatatatatatctacatatatatatatatatataaaatgaaaacaaacatatacacctTAAGATAatataaaacttgaaataacATCAGGCATTATGGAATGGGAAACAATTCTGACCCCCACCCCAAACGCTCAAAACAAAGGAAACCATTAACAGgtcacaggggtgggggtgagtaACACTACACAGACCCTACATCACAGAACACCACACAGAATGAGCTATACATCAGTAAGGTCATCCTGAGAGCAATGCAACTTCTAGATCAAAAATGAGCTCAATGCTTCCAATGTAAATAAGCCACCTGCAAAGAGATGAAAGGGAAGCAGAGCAAAGGCTGCATGCACGGGTCTATTACAGACATGATATTCAGCAGCATACAAATAATACCCCAGTCCCCAGAACGTTTTCACTGCTAGAATAAGAGGAACAAACTCACTTCTAACTATAGCATCTTCCATATTTGAGTGACAAGCATGTTTAATCTGATgctatatgttaataaaaatactgAGGATACATgaatcaaacaaaacacaacacactaACTCATGAACCTTAAAACTGGACCAAAAATAAGATTAAAGCCAAGTAGATGTGATAATTATCACATATAACATAATCCATAGAAAAAAGGGCCAAGAATCTTCATATTGTACTCGTGCTTGATGTTGTCCTAGGAAGAACAGTGATAATTTGACAAATGTGTCATATACAACTAAAAAGTCCCCTTCTGGTTTCAAATGAATTTTCCTTGGCTAATTTTTCTCCTGTGCCAAACAAACCTTTATATACAGGACCAATTTAAATCCCTCCTCCCCGTCAAACATTAGATACAAGCATCCAGGAACATTGTACAAAGTGCCTTAAGAAAGGATTCTGTAGTGCCAGTGGTGTAACTGATCTGAGGAAGCTGGGATGCTTTTAACACTGATGGGGCCAGTCAAGCAATGGTGGTTTGCTTCTCCTCTGGTGTTTCTTCCAGCAACTGCATGATCAGTTCATGGAGGGGTTTGCAGATCTTTGCATAGCCCCCTCCTGTGAGATGAAGAAAATCAAACATGTCGTGGCAGGAGATGGCACCGTCCGAGTGCACGAAGCCACCATCTGTATCCAGGAGCTGCACATTGGCAAGCTTCGGCAGGGAAACTTTGAGAAGCTGGTTCACCTTGGCATTCTTTTGTCTTAAAGGGTTGGGCTTCTCACCTCGAGGTAACAGACCCTGTGGCAGAGCACACAAGAGTATTAACAGAGAGGgttgtttttccttatttccttACAACTTCCGTATTCATGGAACATCTGTTCCACCTGACACTCACACTCCGACTTCTAAAATGCCCACCTATggcagtttgttttttctt
This genomic stretch from Cricetulus griseus strain 17A/GY chromosome 4, alternate assembly CriGri-PICRH-1.0, whole genome shotgun sequence harbors:
- the LOC100774126 gene encoding platelet-activating factor acetylhydrolase IB subunit beta isoform X4; this translates as MVQLMQQYEIWRELFSPLHALNFGIGGDTTRHVLWRLKNGELENIKPKVIVVWVGTNNHENTAEEVAGGIEAIVQLINTRQPQAKIIVLGLLPRGEKPNPLRQKNAKVNQLLKVSLPKLANVQLLDTDGGFVHSDGAISCHDMFDFLHLTGGGYAKICKPLHELIMQLLEETPEEKQTTIA